One stretch of Oceanimonas pelagia DNA includes these proteins:
- a CDS encoding Na+/H+ antiporter family protein yields MNPVVIAVSLMLVLSLLRINVVISLALSALVGGLVAGLSLTDTAKIFADGLGGGATIALSYAMLGAFAVAISRSGITDLLAVRIIRALGQDASQGRVLWIKAVLLCALLLAAVSSQNLIPIHIAFIPILVPPLLHVMARLQLDRRAVACVLTFGLTATYMLLPVGFGGIFLNNILLANLVENGVEATKGMLPLAMGIPVGGMFLGLLVALFISYRKPRRYDESKIIAVEPEHIQINPLHIGIAVVAIASALSLQLYSDSIILGAMVGFVIFTMGGVIRFRESQDAFTQGVKMMSLIGFIMISAAGFAAVIKATDGIGSLVQAVASVLGDNKALAALAMLVVGLLITMGIGSSFSTIPIIAPIYVPLCMSLGFSPLATLAIIGTAGALGDAGSPASDSTLGPTSGLNADGQHDHIWDSVVPTFLHYNLPLIGFGWLAAMVL; encoded by the coding sequence ATGAATCCCGTTGTCATCGCCGTGTCTCTGATGCTGGTGCTGAGCCTGCTGCGCATCAACGTGGTGATCTCATTGGCGCTGAGCGCCCTGGTGGGCGGCCTGGTGGCTGGCCTGTCGCTGACCGACACTGCCAAAATTTTTGCCGATGGCCTGGGCGGCGGCGCCACCATCGCCCTCAGCTACGCCATGCTCGGCGCCTTTGCGGTGGCCATTTCCCGCTCCGGCATTACCGATCTGCTGGCGGTACGCATTATTCGTGCCCTCGGCCAGGACGCCAGCCAGGGCCGGGTGCTGTGGATCAAGGCGGTGCTGCTGTGTGCCCTGCTGCTGGCGGCGGTGTCGTCCCAGAACCTGATCCCCATTCACATCGCCTTTATTCCCATTCTGGTGCCGCCGCTGCTGCACGTGATGGCGCGGCTGCAGCTGGACCGCCGGGCGGTGGCCTGCGTGCTCACCTTTGGTCTGACCGCCACCTACATGCTGCTGCCGGTGGGTTTTGGCGGCATTTTTCTCAACAACATTCTGCTGGCCAACCTGGTAGAAAACGGCGTTGAGGCCACCAAGGGCATGCTGCCCCTGGCCATGGGCATTCCGGTGGGCGGCATGTTCCTCGGGCTGCTGGTGGCGCTGTTTATCAGCTACCGCAAGCCCCGCCGCTACGATGAAAGCAAGATCATCGCGGTAGAGCCCGAGCACATTCAAATCAACCCGCTGCACATTGGCATTGCGGTGGTGGCCATTGCCAGTGCGCTGAGCCTGCAACTGTACAGCGATTCCATCATTCTCGGCGCCATGGTGGGCTTTGTGATTTTCACCATGGGCGGGGTGATCAGGTTCCGGGAAAGCCAGGACGCCTTTACTCAGGGGGTAAAGATGATGTCGCTGATCGGCTTTATCATGATCTCCGCCGCCGGCTTTGCCGCCGTGATCAAGGCCACCGATGGCATTGGCAGCCTGGTGCAGGCGGTGGCCAGCGTGCTGGGCGACAACAAGGCGCTGGCGGCGCTGGCCATGCTGGTGGTGGGCCTGCTGATCACCATGGGCATTGGCTCGTCGTTTTCCACCATTCCGATCATCGCCCCCATTTACGTGCCGCTGTGCATGTCGCTGGGCTTTTCACCTCTGGCTACCCTGGCCATTATCGGCACCGCCGGCGCCCTGGGCGATGCCGGCTCGCCCGCCTCCGACTCGACGCTGGGGCCCACTTCTGGCCTGAATGCCGACGGCCAGCACGATCATATCTGGGATTCGGTGGTACCGACCTTCCTGCACTACAACCTTCCGTTGATTGGCTTTGGCTGGCTGGCGGCCATGGTACTTTAA
- a CDS encoding peroxiredoxin C — MSVLVGRQAPDFTAAAVLGNGEIVENFNLKEFTKGKAAVVFFYPLDFTFVCPSELIAFDHRFEEFQSRGVEVIGVSIDSQFTHNAWRNTAIDKGGIGQVRYPLVADVKHEICQAYDVEHPEAGVAFRGSFLIDANGVVRHQVVNDLPLGRNIDEMLRMIDALQFHEEHGEVCPAQWEKGKAGMQASPDGVASYLSENAAGL; from the coding sequence ATGAGCGTACTGGTAGGCCGTCAGGCACCCGACTTTACCGCTGCCGCCGTGCTGGGCAATGGCGAAATCGTTGAGAACTTCAACCTCAAGGAATTCACCAAGGGCAAAGCCGCCGTGGTGTTCTTCTATCCGCTGGACTTCACCTTTGTGTGTCCTTCCGAGCTGATCGCCTTCGATCACCGTTTTGAAGAGTTCCAGAGCCGTGGTGTGGAAGTGATTGGTGTGTCCATCGACTCTCAGTTCACCCACAACGCCTGGCGCAACACCGCCATCGACAAGGGCGGCATCGGTCAGGTGCGTTATCCGCTGGTGGCCGATGTCAAGCACGAAATCTGCCAGGCCTATGACGTTGAGCATCCGGAAGCCGGTGTGGCCTTCCGCGGCTCTTTCCTGATCGACGCCAACGGCGTGGTTCGCCACCAGGTAGTGAACGATCTGCCCCTGGGCCGTAACATCGACGAGATGCTGCGCATGATCGATGCCCTGCAGTTCCACGAAGAGCACGGTGAAGTGTGCCCCGCCCAGTGGGAAAAGGGCAAGGCCGGCATGCAGGCCTCTCCGGACGGTGTGGCCAGCTACCTGTCTGAAAACGCTGCCGGCCTGTAA
- a CDS encoding TIGR02647 family protein, with the protein MRYHPALMDELNLLLHFNLDTTQQGIKVHHDASPGLIEAAARLHEKGLITQPDGGYLTELGRETAEHAQIMLGLLKESTPA; encoded by the coding sequence ATGCGCTATCACCCGGCACTGATGGACGAACTCAACCTGTTGTTGCATTTCAATCTCGATACCACTCAGCAGGGCATCAAGGTGCACCACGATGCCAGCCCCGGCCTGATCGAGGCCGCCGCGCGCCTGCACGAAAAAGGACTGATCACCCAGCCCGATGGCGGCTACCTGACCGAGCTGGGTCGTGAAACCGCCGAGCACGCTCAAATCATGCTGGGCCTACTCAAGGAATCCACGCCCGCCTGA
- the modF gene encoding molybdate ABC transporter ATP-binding protein ModF: MSAICIKDARFAISDRHQLHIPELSLAGGQCWAFVGANGSGKTALARALAGELKCLEGQAGHHFSRVEWVSFEQLQQLADRERDEDESDLLDVQDDGHSARQIILEGGNDKARLEALAARFGITALLDRGFKYLSTGETRKVLLCRALLSQPELLVLDEPFDGLDAHSHEGLMGLLAELVAAGQTLVLIVNRFEELPGFASHLGMLAECELIQAGPREAVSASVELQQLHHLAALEACTRALPPADPDAERRELDTVTPRIVMRDIQVSYGDKVILNGLNWQVNPGEHWQVMGPNGAGKSTLLSLVTGDHPQGYSNDLTLFGRRRGSGETIWDIKQHIGYVSTTMQQDYRVTATPKAVILSGFFDSIGVYQQPGDAQLKLADQWLALLGMERLANEPFRNLSYGQQRLLLIARAMVKHPPILILDEPLQGLDTFNRHWVKRWIDLLVAEGGTQLLFVSHHPSDAPSCISHRLSFVPDGEGGYRYLGEALNKA; the protein is encoded by the coding sequence ATGAGCGCCATTTGTATCAAGGACGCCCGTTTTGCCATCAGCGATCGTCATCAGTTGCACATTCCCGAACTGAGCCTGGCCGGCGGCCAGTGCTGGGCCTTTGTGGGGGCCAATGGCAGCGGCAAAACGGCACTGGCCCGGGCCCTGGCGGGGGAGCTGAAGTGCCTGGAAGGCCAGGCCGGGCACCACTTTTCCCGTGTAGAATGGGTATCGTTCGAGCAGCTTCAGCAACTGGCGGACCGGGAGCGGGACGAGGATGAGAGCGATCTGCTCGACGTTCAGGACGACGGTCACAGCGCCCGCCAGATTATTCTTGAGGGCGGTAATGACAAGGCCCGGCTTGAGGCGCTGGCGGCGCGCTTTGGCATCACCGCGCTGCTGGATCGCGGTTTCAAGTACCTTTCTACCGGTGAAACCCGCAAGGTGCTGCTGTGCCGGGCGCTGCTGAGCCAGCCCGAGCTGTTGGTGCTCGACGAGCCCTTTGACGGCCTGGACGCCCATTCCCACGAGGGCCTGATGGGACTGCTGGCCGAGCTGGTGGCTGCCGGCCAGACCCTGGTGCTGATCGTTAATCGCTTCGAAGAGCTGCCCGGCTTTGCCAGCCATCTCGGCATGCTGGCCGAATGCGAGCTGATCCAGGCCGGCCCGCGGGAAGCGGTGAGCGCCTCGGTCGAACTGCAGCAGCTCCACCACCTGGCGGCGCTGGAAGCCTGCACGCGCGCCCTGCCGCCGGCGGATCCGGACGCCGAGCGCCGGGAGCTGGACACCGTAACGCCGCGCATTGTGATGCGTGACATTCAGGTCAGCTATGGCGACAAGGTGATCCTCAATGGCCTCAACTGGCAGGTAAATCCGGGGGAGCACTGGCAGGTAATGGGCCCCAACGGCGCCGGCAAGTCTACCCTGCTGAGCCTGGTCACCGGCGATCACCCCCAGGGCTACAGCAACGATCTCACCCTGTTTGGCCGGCGCCGGGGCAGTGGTGAGACCATCTGGGACATCAAGCAGCACATCGGCTACGTCAGCACCACCATGCAGCAGGACTACCGGGTGACCGCCACGCCCAAAGCGGTGATCCTGTCGGGCTTTTTCGACTCCATCGGCGTGTATCAGCAACCCGGCGATGCCCAGCTCAAGCTGGCGGATCAGTGGCTGGCGCTGCTCGGCATGGAGCGGCTGGCCAACGAGCCCTTCCGTAATCTTTCCTACGGCCAGCAGCGGCTGCTGCTGATCGCCCGGGCCATGGTCAAGCATCCGCCCATTCTTATCCTCGACGAGCCGCTGCAGGGGCTGGATACCTTTAACCGCCACTGGGTCAAACGCTGGATCGATCTGCTGGTGGCCGAAGGCGGCACTCAGTTGCTGTTTGTGTCTCATCATCCGTCGGATGCTCCCTCCTGTATCAGCCACCGGCTCAGCTTTGTGCCTGACGGCGAGGGTGGTTACCGCTACCTTGGTGAGGCGCTCAACAAGGCTTGA
- a CDS encoding cupin domain-containing protein encodes MDFSQAVTLPYQAERWQPSPAAGVWRYPLEREAAESGHVTSLVRFEPGAAFPEHAHPLGEEFWVLEGTFSDENGDHAAGSYVRHPPGSRHRAFSREGCVIFVKLNQFEPADDAVRVVVEKQGLWLTGEHGFRRLALHRYGGVNTSLLEFAEGGRFPACCYRDGLEILVLEGELSDGSARFGARSWLRLPPMSVPALQASGHTRLWVRTGHLTRARPVSQVM; translated from the coding sequence ATGGACTTTTCTCAAGCTGTGACCCTTCCCTATCAGGCTGAACGCTGGCAACCGTCGCCGGCCGCCGGCGTGTGGCGTTATCCGCTGGAGCGCGAAGCCGCAGAAAGCGGCCATGTGACCAGCCTGGTGCGGTTTGAGCCGGGGGCGGCGTTTCCTGAACATGCCCATCCCCTGGGTGAGGAGTTCTGGGTGCTGGAGGGCACCTTTTCCGATGAAAATGGCGATCACGCCGCCGGCAGCTATGTACGCCATCCGCCGGGCAGCCGGCACCGGGCCTTCAGCCGGGAAGGCTGCGTGATTTTCGTCAAGCTTAACCAGTTCGAGCCCGCAGACGATGCCGTTCGTGTGGTGGTGGAAAAGCAGGGGCTCTGGCTGACTGGCGAGCACGGCTTTCGCCGGCTGGCACTGCACCGTTATGGCGGGGTCAACACCAGCCTGCTGGAATTTGCCGAGGGCGGCCGTTTTCCTGCCTGCTGCTACCGGGACGGACTGGAGATCCTGGTGCTGGAAGGAGAGCTGAGCGATGGCAGTGCGCGTTTTGGCGCGCGCAGCTGGCTGCGTCTGCCACCCATGTCGGTGCCGGCGCTGCAGGCCAGTGGCCATACCCGGCTGTGGGTGCGCACCGGCCACCTGACCAGGGCGCGGCCGGTGAGCCAGGTCATGTAG